A section of the Acropora muricata isolate sample 2 chromosome 4, ASM3666990v1, whole genome shotgun sequence genome encodes:
- the LOC136914082 gene encoding ferric-chelate reductase 1-like isoform X1 produces the protein MSRLLQFISSILLSLLLSNKTYGISFNTNDCGTSKGCFRSPETCTTSENCDFLITYAATNFDTVEFELSGIENWIAVGFSDNRLMAETDILMCVSDVSQGGHYYADSRQTPQRTVPTPSSDAAVNISAREFVDSLMKCRVSRVINPGLTNFKDLNSSLFLLAAYGPLGADGRISQHTLRRSSSERVRVLETRQVNNDRSIDAKVLAHGILMTLAWTLFAFVGLFTARYMRQVWQPTKIWGKDAWFTVHRVLMTTTVLLTVTGTILIFVKVKGWSSGAGAHPICGMIAIILAVIQPIMAALRPSPNAPKRGIFNWSHRIVGTVALVMAVVSIYLGLDQNQVGLGKQGLYAVIAFYIGEFLVFVFEFYLILSKRNKEKRTMTGDIPMQSSGVETQQQQQPDMSPQEAMIRTMMFVFVILVGFSVSLTIIILLVSNA, from the exons ATGTCACGTTTATTACAG TTCATTTCATCGATTCTTCTGTCGTTGCTATTATCGAACAAGACTTATGGAATCTCG TTTAACACAAACGACTGCGGCACCAGTAAAGGTTGTTTTCGATCTCCAGAAACGTGTACCACAAGTGAAAACTGTGATTTTCTGATCACCTACGCAGCAACAAACTTTGATACGGTAGAGTTTGAGCTAAGCGGTATTGAAAACTGGATTGCAGTGGGATTCAGTGATAATCGATTAATG GCGGAAACAGACATTCTGATGTGTGTCAGTGACGTTTCACAGGGCGGCCATTATTACGCAGATTCACGGCAGACGCCACAGCGAACAGTTCCA ACTCCATCATCAGATGCAGCTGTGAACATTTCAGCACGAGAATTCGTTGATAGTCTGATGAAATGCAG agtgtcaCGGGTGATAAACCCTGGATTAACAAACTTTAAAGATCTAAACAGCTCACTGTTTCTCCTTGCAGCTTATGGACCACTGG GTGCTGATGGTAGAATTAGCCAACATACTCTCCGACGGTCATCGAGTGAGAGAGTGAGGGTGCTAGAGACGCGTCAAGTAAATAATGATAGATCCATAGATGCAAAAGTCCTAGCCCACG GAATACTGATGACACTCGCCTGGACACTCTTTGCATTTGTGGGTTTGTTTACTGCAAGATACATGCGCCAGGTTTGGCAACCGACTAAGATATGGGGAAAGGATGCATGGTTCACG GTTCATCGAGTATTAATGACAACAACCGTTTTGTTAACAGTCACTGGAACAATCCTGATATTTGTTAAAGTAAAAGGGTGGTCATCA GGTGCTGGAGCGCATCCCATTTGTGGAATGATCGCCATCATTCTTGCAGTCATTCAACCAATAATGGCAGCACTTAGACCAAGCCCCAATGCACCAAA ACGCGGAATTTTCAATTGGTCTCACAGAATTGTCGGCACAGTTGCATTGGTTATGGCAG ttgtttcaATCTATCTTGGTCTGGATCAAAATCAAGTTGGCCTCGGAAAGCAAGGTCTCTATGCTGTTATTGCTTTTTACATTGGGGAATTCCTCGTATTTGTCTTCGAGTTTTATTTGATCTTATCAAAACGCAACAAAGAAAAGAGGACCATGACAGGAG ATATTCCAATGCAATCCTCTGGAGTTGAAACTCAACAGCAGCAACAGCCTGACATGTCTCCTCAG GAAGCCATGATCCGCACTATGATGTTCGTTTTTGTTATTCTGGTGGGATTTAGTGTGTCGTTGACGATAATTATACTTCTAGTGAGCAACGCGTGA
- the LOC136914084 gene encoding QRFP-like peptide receptor isoform X2: MNVSDNSSQFCVVHPATSATQIGLTVAYFIVFCLALLGNSLVIYVVHRHPKLRTTFNMLIVNMAASDILDVLTAVPLSVTYLFEGLKWFSGAVGVFLCKFLPFLACLSIGSSVLTLTVMTFDRYLAVVHTMKRPLSPRITTIAITLTWVISGAIFATELHKYTVINDFGQTLCVSRWVEDLEESHKMEMCEMVFRFLLLYMVPLLAMACLYSKIVLHMWNRRAPGEHIDKNHQHIERQKRKVVTMLVTIVILFAICWLPAHVNHFLFTFNLPLFSCLPTSLIFTLYFWTHANTAINPCLYLIFNESFREGFKHQVYNRLSTRKYSGRDRLSSARFDTTSHTSLATNKHGSRRGTGTFDTQL, encoded by the coding sequence ATGAATGTGTCCGATAATTCGAGTCAGTTTTGTGTCGTCCACCCCGCTACATCAGCAACCCAGATTGGTTTAACAGTAGCTTAtttcattgtgttttgtttggCATTGCTGGGTAACTCGTTGGTTATTTACGTGGTCCATCGTCACCCAAAACTCAGAACAACCTTCAATATGCTCATCGTCAATATGGCGGCCTCGGACATCCTCGACGTCTTAACGGCTGTGCCGTTGTCTGTCACGTATTTGTTCGAGGGTCTTAAGTGGTTTTCCGGAGCTGTTGGTGTCTTCCTCTGCAAGTTTCTGCCATTTCTTGCTTGCCTCTCCATTGGTTCATCTGTTTTGACACTAACAGTGATGACTTTTGACCGCTACCTCGCAGTTGTTCACACTATGAAGAGACCTCTATCTCCAAGGATCACCACAATAGCAATCACTTTGACATGGGTCATTTCGGGTGCCATATTTGCAACAGAGCTGCACAAATACACAGTGATCAACGATTTTGGTCAAACCCTCTGCGTATCAAGATGGGTGGAAGATCTGGAAGAGTCTCACAAGATGGAAATGTGCGAGATGGTGTTTCGGTTTCTCCTTTTATATATGGTTCCGCTTCTGGCAATGGCGTGTCTTTATTCTAAAATTGTGCTGCATATGTGGAATCGAAGAGCACCTGGTGAACACATCGACAAAAACCATCAACACATAGAAAGGCAAAAGCGTAAAGTTGTAACTATGCTGGTCACCATAGTAATTCTCTTCGCAATTTGTTGGCTTCCAGCACATGTCAATCACTTCCTGTTCACCTTTAACCTTCCACTGTTCAGCTGCCTGCCAACTTCGTTGATCTTTACACTTTATTTCTGGACGCATGCCAACACTGCAATCAACCCTTGCCTTTATCTTATCTTCAACGAGAGTTTCCGTGAAGGTTTTAAGCATCAAGTGTACAACAGGCTCAGCACTAGAAAGTACAGTGGACGCGACAGATTGTCAAGCGCAAGATTCGACACAACCTCGCACACTTCATTAGCAACAAACAAACACGGAAGCAGGAGAGGCACTGGCACTTTTGACACCCAGCTTTAA
- the LOC136914082 gene encoding ferric-chelate reductase 1-like isoform X2: MSRLLQFISSILLSLLLSNKTYGISFNTNDCGTSKGCFRSPETCTTSENCDFLITYAATNFDTVEFELSGIENWIAVGFSDNRLMAETDILMCVSDVSQGGHYYADSRQTPQRTVPTPSSDAAVNISAREFVDSLMKCRVSRVINPGLTNFKDLNSSLFLLAAYGPLGILMTLAWTLFAFVGLFTARYMRQVWQPTKIWGKDAWFTVHRVLMTTTVLLTVTGTILIFVKVKGWSSGAGAHPICGMIAIILAVIQPIMAALRPSPNAPKRGIFNWSHRIVGTVALVMAVVSIYLGLDQNQVGLGKQGLYAVIAFYIGEFLVFVFEFYLILSKRNKEKRTMTGDIPMQSSGVETQQQQQPDMSPQEAMIRTMMFVFVILVGFSVSLTIIILLVSNA; this comes from the exons ATGTCACGTTTATTACAG TTCATTTCATCGATTCTTCTGTCGTTGCTATTATCGAACAAGACTTATGGAATCTCG TTTAACACAAACGACTGCGGCACCAGTAAAGGTTGTTTTCGATCTCCAGAAACGTGTACCACAAGTGAAAACTGTGATTTTCTGATCACCTACGCAGCAACAAACTTTGATACGGTAGAGTTTGAGCTAAGCGGTATTGAAAACTGGATTGCAGTGGGATTCAGTGATAATCGATTAATG GCGGAAACAGACATTCTGATGTGTGTCAGTGACGTTTCACAGGGCGGCCATTATTACGCAGATTCACGGCAGACGCCACAGCGAACAGTTCCA ACTCCATCATCAGATGCAGCTGTGAACATTTCAGCACGAGAATTCGTTGATAGTCTGATGAAATGCAG agtgtcaCGGGTGATAAACCCTGGATTAACAAACTTTAAAGATCTAAACAGCTCACTGTTTCTCCTTGCAGCTTATGGACCACTGG GAATACTGATGACACTCGCCTGGACACTCTTTGCATTTGTGGGTTTGTTTACTGCAAGATACATGCGCCAGGTTTGGCAACCGACTAAGATATGGGGAAAGGATGCATGGTTCACG GTTCATCGAGTATTAATGACAACAACCGTTTTGTTAACAGTCACTGGAACAATCCTGATATTTGTTAAAGTAAAAGGGTGGTCATCA GGTGCTGGAGCGCATCCCATTTGTGGAATGATCGCCATCATTCTTGCAGTCATTCAACCAATAATGGCAGCACTTAGACCAAGCCCCAATGCACCAAA ACGCGGAATTTTCAATTGGTCTCACAGAATTGTCGGCACAGTTGCATTGGTTATGGCAG ttgtttcaATCTATCTTGGTCTGGATCAAAATCAAGTTGGCCTCGGAAAGCAAGGTCTCTATGCTGTTATTGCTTTTTACATTGGGGAATTCCTCGTATTTGTCTTCGAGTTTTATTTGATCTTATCAAAACGCAACAAAGAAAAGAGGACCATGACAGGAG ATATTCCAATGCAATCCTCTGGAGTTGAAACTCAACAGCAGCAACAGCCTGACATGTCTCCTCAG GAAGCCATGATCCGCACTATGATGTTCGTTTTTGTTATTCTGGTGGGATTTAGTGTGTCGTTGACGATAATTATACTTCTAGTGAGCAACGCGTGA
- the LOC136914084 gene encoding QRFP-like peptide receptor isoform X1, with protein MRALNFRLDFLIKKETTMNVSDNSSQFCVVHPATSATQIGLTVAYFIVFCLALLGNSLVIYVVHRHPKLRTTFNMLIVNMAASDILDVLTAVPLSVTYLFEGLKWFSGAVGVFLCKFLPFLACLSIGSSVLTLTVMTFDRYLAVVHTMKRPLSPRITTIAITLTWVISGAIFATELHKYTVINDFGQTLCVSRWVEDLEESHKMEMCEMVFRFLLLYMVPLLAMACLYSKIVLHMWNRRAPGEHIDKNHQHIERQKRKVVTMLVTIVILFAICWLPAHVNHFLFTFNLPLFSCLPTSLIFTLYFWTHANTAINPCLYLIFNESFREGFKHQVYNRLSTRKYSGRDRLSSARFDTTSHTSLATNKHGSRRGTGTFDTQL; from the exons ATGAGAGCCCTTAATTTTCGCTTGGATTTCCTGATAAAGAAAG AAACAACGATGAATGTGTCCGATAATTCGAGTCAGTTTTGTGTCGTCCACCCCGCTACATCAGCAACCCAGATTGGTTTAACAGTAGCTTAtttcattgtgttttgtttggCATTGCTGGGTAACTCGTTGGTTATTTACGTGGTCCATCGTCACCCAAAACTCAGAACAACCTTCAATATGCTCATCGTCAATATGGCGGCCTCGGACATCCTCGACGTCTTAACGGCTGTGCCGTTGTCTGTCACGTATTTGTTCGAGGGTCTTAAGTGGTTTTCCGGAGCTGTTGGTGTCTTCCTCTGCAAGTTTCTGCCATTTCTTGCTTGCCTCTCCATTGGTTCATCTGTTTTGACACTAACAGTGATGACTTTTGACCGCTACCTCGCAGTTGTTCACACTATGAAGAGACCTCTATCTCCAAGGATCACCACAATAGCAATCACTTTGACATGGGTCATTTCGGGTGCCATATTTGCAACAGAGCTGCACAAATACACAGTGATCAACGATTTTGGTCAAACCCTCTGCGTATCAAGATGGGTGGAAGATCTGGAAGAGTCTCACAAGATGGAAATGTGCGAGATGGTGTTTCGGTTTCTCCTTTTATATATGGTTCCGCTTCTGGCAATGGCGTGTCTTTATTCTAAAATTGTGCTGCATATGTGGAATCGAAGAGCACCTGGTGAACACATCGACAAAAACCATCAACACATAGAAAGGCAAAAGCGTAAAGTTGTAACTATGCTGGTCACCATAGTAATTCTCTTCGCAATTTGTTGGCTTCCAGCACATGTCAATCACTTCCTGTTCACCTTTAACCTTCCACTGTTCAGCTGCCTGCCAACTTCGTTGATCTTTACACTTTATTTCTGGACGCATGCCAACACTGCAATCAACCCTTGCCTTTATCTTATCTTCAACGAGAGTTTCCGTGAAGGTTTTAAGCATCAAGTGTACAACAGGCTCAGCACTAGAAAGTACAGTGGACGCGACAGATTGTCAAGCGCAAGATTCGACACAACCTCGCACACTTCATTAGCAACAAACAAACACGGAAGCAGGAGAGGCACTGGCACTTTTGACACCCAGCTTTAA